CGTGGGAAGTACGGGAAGATCACAAGCACCTCATCTACATTATGAAGTTTTCAAAGATGGTGAGCGTATTAATCCTATAAATTTCTATTACGGTAATTTATCGCCCGAAGAATTTAATGAGTTACTCAAAAAATCCCAACAAGAAAATATCTCCCTAGACTAATGCATGTAGACCTACCAGAAAAACTGTATTATTCCATGGGGGAAGTCACTAAGGCGTTCAAAGTAAATGCATCATTGATACGCTTTTGGGAAAAGGAATTTGATGTTCTTCAACCCAAGAAAAACACTAGGGGAAACAGGAAGTTTAGAAAAGAAGATATCAAAAATATCCAGACAATCTATCATCTTACCAAAGAGAAGGGCTTCACCCTGGAAGGGGCTAAAGAATACATGAAATCGCACAAGAATGAGCTGGATACCTTTGATATCATTGAAAAGCTAGAATTTGTAAAGGCAGAATTACTCAAGATCAAGAAAAACCTTTAAGTAAGGATTTGATCTGAATGTTAATTTCTACATTTTGTGCTCAAGTCTACAGTTAGAGTATATTTGCGATTCAATTGAACACACTTGGCCACCTCTATACATTTTGAGATCTCAGAACGTAAGATATTCTTGCGCATTATAGATGTGTTTGTCGTACTTGCAGGTCTTCATTGCACGGGTCTTCTTTTTAATTTTGATTATTTTCTTATCAACGAGCAACACTGGCTGTGGTCATTGATCTTGGCATTTTACCTTCTATTGTTCGCTACCATCTTTGAGTTATATAACTTGAATAGAGCGAGTAGGATTAATGCTACCTTACGATCTATTTTTTCAACAACGGCCATGACCTCTCTGGTGTATCTTCTTACACCTTTCTTTACACCTCAATTACCACAGAATAGGCTACAAATATTATACTTTACCATTACGATAGCCATTGCATTAATTATCTGGAGAGCGCTTTACATTAAGCTATTTGCAAGTTCTAGGTTTAATAAGAATATTCTTTTAGTCGGTAACAGAGTAGAGGCAGAACGTATGACTGCTAGCTTGAAGCAGGTTGATCCACACTTTAATGTTATAGGTTTTATTAATACAGATCTTAAAGTTCGGATTCCAAATGAAAAAGGGCTAAGAGAGTTACATCCTAAAATGGCTCAAAGAATCCTTGTTCGCAATGGGATAAAAGAAATCATCGTAGGAGCTGATACTGACGACTTCAATAAAGATCTGTACGACTGGCTCCTCAGCTGCATGGAAAAGGGTTACCACGTTCGTGACTATATCATGGTTTATGAGGATATGACTGATAGTGTACCCTTAGAGGTCATTGGTCGCGATTTCTACCGTCACTTTCCTTTCTCACGTAGTAATCAAAATCAACTATATCGACTCTATCATCGTGTCTTTGATATTATCGCGTCACTCATAGGACTCACAATCGGTCTTGTATTCCTACCCTTGATATTGATAGGTAATTTAATAGGTAATAGAGGGCCATTATTTTATTTTCAAGAACGTCTCGGTAAGAACAGAAAGCCTTTCAAAATTATTAAGTATCGCAGCATGGTCACTAATGCTGAGGCACAAGGTGCACAGTTTGCCCAAAAAAATGATGCTCGGATTACAGCTTTCGGTAAGTTTCTAAGAAAATCACGGCTCGATGAGTTCCCTCAATTCATCAACATTCTTAAAGGAGAAATGAGTATCATAGGACCTCGTCCTGAGCGTCCCATGTTCACGCAACAACTCGCTGAAAAAATCCCTTATTACGAGACCAGAACCATGGTAAAACCTGGACTTACAGGCTGGGCTCAAGTAAGAGGTAAGTACGGTGAAACAGACGACGATCACCGTGAAAAACTGCGTTATGACCTTTATTATATCAAAAAGCGAAGTGTCTCCCTAGATCTCAGGATCATTGTTAAAACGCTGAGCACTATTGTCTTTTTCAAAGGACAGTAGTTGAGAGTTAGATTTTAAATCTCAAGTTCCAATCTCGATAGCCATCGGGACTAAATTCCAAAAGATCAAATTATTATTTCCTATCCGTAAGGGAGTTAGATGTTGTTATGCATATCGCCCATAGCACATAGCGCCCAGCGCTCAGTTCACTTCCGCTTCATAGTGCCGCGTTTGAACACGCTAAATAGAAAGGTGAAGATGGCTATAAACCCAGCAATACGCACGATATAATCGCCGTGCTTAGTGTAAAAAGTTGTTTCGTCGTTTAATAATACCGAGCCGTTGAGTGTTCCTTTTTTCTCGTAGCCTAACTGTTGCTTGATCTCGCCACGATGGTCAATGATCGCGCTGATTCCGGTATTGGCACTTCTAGCAACATAGCGTCTATTTTCTACAGCCCGGAGTCGTGCCAGACTCAAATGTTGTTTGTGCCCTTGAGTATTTCCCCACCAGCCGTCGTTTGTAATGATGGCGAGCATGTTTGCGCCATTGTTCACATAATCGGTGACATATTCCCCATAAACACTTTCATAGCAAATAATGGGAGCTGCGGCGATGGAATCTTGAATTTTAAAAATAGAACGCTCCTTCTGCGTAGTTTTAGTAGCTACCGTACCGCCCATATCCAGCATCACGTCACCCAATATGGGTTCAAGAATGGATTTATAGGGAAAGTTCTCTACGCCTACCACAAGTTTCGATTTGTGATAGAGTTCAACCGGCTGATTTTGTGTGACCAGCATTGCGCTGTTGTACACATCATAAAATGTTGTGCCGTCAGGAGCAGTATTGCTTTGAGAGGTTTTCCTAGCGGAATCGTAAAAAATATCAAACAAAGAAACTCCACCTATAAATCCAGCTTTGCCGTGGTCATTGACCAAGGTTTTTAGCTTGATGACGGCATTATCGCGTTCCACTTGAGAAATTCTAAGATCTTCTGCTAGAACAGTTTCTGGAGCGATAATCGCGTCCGTATCGGGTTGCAGTCCGGATTTGATGAGCGTGATCAGAGAATCCGTTATCGCTGCGTTTTCAGTTTCAAACTTCTCTG
This genomic interval from Nonlabens spongiae contains the following:
- the lnt gene encoding apolipoprotein N-acyltransferase codes for the protein MKNLLLSVASGLLLWLAWPTYGFAGLLFVAFVPLLLVERNIRLGDSKKPGRKVWLLAYLSFVIWNFATTSWLYFSTPFGMFFAVLVNALLMSLVFLFYHLVARRTTQGAALSFLASLWILFEYLHLHWDFSWPWLNLGNGFSEYVDWIQWYEFTGTFGGSLWVWLVNIAVFLWWLRFRESGKENFTKKNIGLILAIGIVLIPIVTSFIIKPKENNLSSKSVANVLIIQPNVDPYSEKFETENAAITDSLITLIKSGLQPDTDAIIAPETVLAEDLRISQVERDNAVIKLKTLVNDHGKAGFIGGVSLFDIFYDSARKTSQSNTAPDGTTFYDVYNSAMLVTQNQPVELYHKSKLVVGVENFPYKSILEPILGDVMLDMGGTVATKTTQKERSIFKIQDSIAAAPIICYESVYGEYVTDYVNNGANMLAIITNDGWWGNTQGHKQHLSLARLRAVENRRYVARSANTGISAIIDHRGEIKQQLGYEKKGTLNGSVLLNDETTFYTKHGDYIVRIAGFIAIFTFLFSVFKRGTMKRK
- a CDS encoding sugar transferase, giving the protein MATSIHFEISERKIFLRIIDVFVVLAGLHCTGLLFNFDYFLINEQHWLWSLILAFYLLLFATIFELYNLNRASRINATLRSIFSTTAMTSLVYLLTPFFTPQLPQNRLQILYFTITIAIALIIWRALYIKLFASSRFNKNILLVGNRVEAERMTASLKQVDPHFNVIGFINTDLKVRIPNEKGLRELHPKMAQRILVRNGIKEIIVGADTDDFNKDLYDWLLSCMEKGYHVRDYIMVYEDMTDSVPLEVIGRDFYRHFPFSRSNQNQLYRLYHRVFDIIASLIGLTIGLVFLPLILIGNLIGNRGPLFYFQERLGKNRKPFKIIKYRSMVTNAEAQGAQFAQKNDARITAFGKFLRKSRLDEFPQFINILKGEMSIIGPRPERPMFTQQLAEKIPYYETRTMVKPGLTGWAQVRGKYGETDDDHREKLRYDLYYIKKRSVSLDLRIIVKTLSTIVFFKGQ
- a CDS encoding MerR family transcriptional regulator, whose amino-acid sequence is MHVDLPEKLYYSMGEVTKAFKVNASLIRFWEKEFDVLQPKKNTRGNRKFRKEDIKNIQTIYHLTKEKGFTLEGAKEYMKSHKNELDTFDIIEKLEFVKAELLKIKKNL